The Carassius gibelio isolate Cgi1373 ecotype wild population from Czech Republic chromosome B12, carGib1.2-hapl.c, whole genome shotgun sequence genome has a segment encoding these proteins:
- the LOC127969218 gene encoding 60S ribosomal protein L38 isoform X1, which yields MARESLLSHRSRSISGLHAEVPPFSPLARGTWSSRTSNKMPRKIEEIKDFLLTARRKDAKSVKIKKNKDNVKFKVRCSRYLYTLVITDKEKAEKLKQSLPPGLAVKELK from the exons ATG GCCAGAGAGTCCCTCTTGAGCCACCGTAGCCGGTCCATATCAGGCCTTCACGCGGAAGTCCCGCCCTTTTCCCCCCTCGCTCGCGGGACGT GGTCGAGTCGCACCTCAAACAAAATG ccaCGCAAAATTGAAGAAATCAAAGATTTCCTGCTTACAGCAAGGAGGAAGGATGCCAAGT CTGTCAAAATCAAGAAGAACAAGGATAATGTGAAGTTCAAGGTCCGCTGCAGCAGATACCTGTACACATTAGTCATCACAGACAAAGAGAAGGCTGAGAAGCTCAAGCAGTCCCTGCCACCAG GTCTGGCTGTGAAGGAGCTCAAGTAG
- the LOC127969218 gene encoding 60S ribosomal protein L38 isoform X2, which translates to MPRKIEEIKDFLLTARRKDAKSVKIKKNKDNVKFKVRCSRYLYTLVITDKEKAEKLKQSLPPGLAVKELK; encoded by the exons ATG ccaCGCAAAATTGAAGAAATCAAAGATTTCCTGCTTACAGCAAGGAGGAAGGATGCCAAGT CTGTCAAAATCAAGAAGAACAAGGATAATGTGAAGTTCAAGGTCCGCTGCAGCAGATACCTGTACACATTAGTCATCACAGACAAAGAGAAGGCTGAGAAGCTCAAGCAGTCCCTGCCACCAG GTCTGGCTGTGAAGGAGCTCAAGTAG